The genome window ATGGCGGGGAGAAATCCCGAACCATAACTCACGGTGTTGCCCGCCCGGAACCCTCCGTCGCTCATGACCATATAGGCTGGCAGGTTGTCACTCTCGCAACCGAGGCCATACGTGACCCATGCGCCAATACTGGGGTGACCGAGGCGGACCGATCCCGAATGGAGCAGGCCGAGGGCGGGTCCATGGATAAACGACCCATGATGGCACGAGCGCAATATCGCGAGATCATCGGCGTGGCTCGCGAGTTGCGTGAAGAGTTCGGAGATTTGAATGCCCGACTGTCCATACGATCGAAATTGAAACGGAGAACCCATGAGCTTCCCTTCCGTTGCCTTCATGAACTGAAGGTTTAACCCTTCCGTTTTGAAGCTCTCCGGAAGCGGCTGCCCGTCCCGCCTTTGGAGCTCGGGTTTGGGATCGAAGGTGTCCATGTGGCTCGGTCCTCCGGTCATGAAGAGGAAGATCACATGTTTGGCTTTTCCGGCGAAATGGGGCGGGCGGGGCGAAAGAAGGGCTTTCTCCATCACGGCTGTTTCGGAGGCCAATGTCTTCCGGCTCAGGAGTCCAGCCAAGGCCAGAGCGCCAAAACCAAAGCTGGATCGCTCCAGAAACTCCCTGCGGGAATGCACGCGGATCCGTCGGCCGCAGGCGTACGGATTCGGCGCCGATCTCAATGGAGCGGCGCAATGGACCTCAATCGACATAGGAGAATTCATGCAGGTTGAACAGGGACAGGCAGAACTTGGCCAGGGCCGCGCCGCGTTCTCTCGAAACGGAACCCGGCAGATCCACGGAGGCGTCCAGCTTGTCTCCGGATCTCTCGAGCGATTCCACCAGGGAAATCGATTCCTGGAGTTCCCCGCTCGTTGGCTTGCGAGCAAATGCCAGTTTCCAGGCGCGATCCACGCAGGCCTCCAGCGCGAAGTCGATCGGCGTCAGGGGAGGTTGCGCCGGTCCGGCCGTTCCTCCTCCGTTCTCCAGAGACTCGCCATATTGCCATCCTGAATCTGTGGGATTGGAAATCAGAGTAAAGTCTGCCATGAGATCTGCGACTCGGGTCGAAGTAGTGATTGTCCAATGGACGCCCACAAAATCTCCTTCGAGGATTTCGAGCCGGAACGTGTCGCCCGGGGAATAGGCGATCGAGCTCAGAGATGCTCCGTTCCGGGCGCCCGAGGACAGCGCCAACGGATTAGCGGAACTTCCGGAAGCATCCTGGAGAATCCCCTCGGCCAGGAGGTCGCGATCGTTTTTCCATAACTTCCATACACCCGAACGTCCGAGATGCCTGACGTTCCACAAGCCCCCGCGCAGACTCGCCACTCCCGCGGGATCCGAGACGGGGACTTTCCAAAGGACGCTTGAACTTCCATGGGTCAGGACCGCGCCGATGGGTGCGTCGAACCCAGCAGGGGCATTCGTGTTTGCCATGCGCTTCGCCCATCCCGCGTGCCGCCCGGATTTGCTGCCCAACCATCCCGGCTGACCGGGCCCAAAGTCCGGCGCATTCCAACCTTCTCTCCCCACTGAATCCTTGAAGAGTCGCGCGGCAAATTGCTCTGCCTGGCGCACGGCGGTGCGATTGTTCATCAGCCACAAGGCTTGGGGCGCGACGGTCGTCACATCCCGTGATGGCGCGGACACGGCATTGACGGGCCAATCGTAGACGTCAAACAGCGGAAACCGATAATTGCGCCGGACCAGAATGTAGATTCCACGCCGCGTATGTTCCGCAGGATCGGCGCTGACCGTCCAATATCCGGGTGGCTGTTCATCCCGGACGAGCGGTGGCACGACCGGGCGGCCTCCCATCTTGCCATTCAACGTGCCCGCAACGGCATGAATGTTGTCCCACAAAAGCTCCGCTTCAAGCCGTCGGCGTTGTCCTTTCCAGAAGTAACGGTTCTGCGGATCCAGTTTCAGGTTGTTTGAGTTAAGCCAGCGGCTGTCGGCCTGGTAAGCGGCACTTGTCATGATGAGCCGGTGCAGTTTCTTGAGGCTCCATCCGTTGCGTATCAACTCCGATGCGAGCCAGTCGAGCAGTGCAGGATGCGATGGCGCGTCGCCGGCCTTTCCAAAATCATTGGGCGTCCCCACGATGCCCCGGCCCATGTGCCAGGACCATACACGGTTCGCCATGACACGGGCCGTCAAAGGATGTTTTGGCTGGGTCAGCCAGAGCGCGAGCTGCTTCCTGCTTCCGAACGGCCCCGGAAGCGGGTCCTGGCACCCCGTCGCTTTCCGGAGCACGTCAGGTAGATCCGCGGTCACGGGATCGCGCCGCAAGTGCAGTTCGCCGCGGCGGAGAATGTGAATGGCGGGGACGAGTTCCGGCCGTTCGTGTCCGAGGACGCTGACGGTGGGCACCTCCATCAATCCATCAAATGGCACGCCCTGGGCGTCGTTTTGAGGCAGTGCGAGGATGGCATTGGCGATGGTTTCCAGCAGTTGCTGTTTTTCCTTCTTCTCCGAATCACTCAGTGTGCGACTTTGCACTCGCTTTTCAAAGAGACGGTAGGCGCGACGCGCCTCGTCTGCCGCAATTATCCTGGGATAATGTTGCCTGAAGTCGGCAACTCCCATGGCGGGTATGATGGGCACCTCCACTTGCTTGCTTCCGGCAAAAGCGGCGGCAAGCCCGTACCAATCCTTCTGGGTGAACGGATCGAATTTGTGGTCATGGCAGCGCGCGCACTGAAAAGTAAGGCCGAGAAAGGCATTGGCAGTCGTGTCCACCCAGTCGGTAAAGATTTCGTAATTCCGCTTGGGTGTATCCATGTTGGATTCATGGATCTGCGTCCCCAGGGTGTAGATCCCGGTGCCGGTCCGCGCCTCCAAGGCCCGCTCCTTTTCGGCTGAGAGCTTATAGGTTCCGTCGAGGGCAAGATCATTCGGCCAGAGCTCGTCTCCCGCGACCTGTTCCTGGACGAAGCGGTCGTATGGTTTGTCGTCATTGAACGACTTGATCACATAATCGCGGTAACGCCACGCGTTTCGATAGTAGATGTCCGTCTCATATCCTCCGCTGTCGGCATATCGAACGACGTCCAGCCAGTGGCGACCCCATCGTTCTCCATAATGTTTGGATTCGAGAAGTTCTTCGATCAGCTTGGACCAGGCGTCCGGTGAAGTGTCGGCGAGAAACGCTTCCACGCGCTCAAAGGAGGGCGGAAGCCCCACGAGATCGAAATAAGCGCGCCGCACCAGCGTTCTCCGATCGGCTGCGGGAGCCCTCTCCAGTCCCTTTTCGGCCAGCTTGGAATCGATGAAGTAATCGATCGGGTTGGCAGCGCCCTTGAATGAATCGATGGAACCGGGTGTCAACGCTTGGATCGGGCGCAGTGACCACCAATCGAGCGGATTCGAACTGTGTGCGCCATTCCGATCCGCGGCGATGGTTCCGGTGGGGCTTGCTGAGTTTGTTCTGGGATCGGGTGCGCCCATTCGAATCCAGGTTTCAAAATCTGTAATCTGCCGGGGAGTCAGAGGACCGCCACTCTTTCGCGGCGGCATTTTGAGATCGGGATCTTGCTGCCGAATCGCCTTGATCAGCAGGCTGGTTTCCGGATTGTCGGGTGTCACCGCCGGGCCCGAATCTCCTCCGGCGACCCAACCCTGGCGGCTGTCCAGTTTCAGGCCGCCTTTCGACTTTCCCTGCGATGCGCTGTGGCACTCATAACAGCGTTCAATCAAAACGGGGCGTATCCTGGATTCAAAAAACTCGACACCTTCTGAAGTCAAGGGCGGCGCCGAAGTCTCCGGAGCCGCCACGCAGCGCAGAACGAGCAGGACCGCGATCAAGCACCGCAAGGGTCCAAGCGCTCCACGAACGCTGGCCGGGATCACGCCGGCGCGGGGACTTGAATTGAGGGAACGGAAGGAGGATGCGTTCCCAAGGCTGTTCATGCGTGAAGTTTCCAAGAATCTACGCTCAATCTCGAAGAAAGAGCAAGGGCCAAGTTGCCGGCGAATCATCGCTGTGGGCGGATCTGGAGGATTAATCGGCCATGGGACGCCCCGCTTCTCATCAGATGGAGGGCTTCATTTAGTCCCTCCAGCGGAAATCTGCCACCGATCTGGGGTTGAATCACACCGGCGTCCAGCCACGCCAGAGCGTCGGATGCATCCTGGATCGAGCCATTCCGCGACCCAATAATTTCGAGTTCGCGCTGCGCAATCTGTATCGTATCCAGCTTCGCGTGCTCGGGCTCCTCCCCAATAACCACCAGCTTGCCCATGCGGCGCAGAACCGATGCCGCAAATTCCATGGTCGCCGCAGTTCCGACGCAGTCGAAAGCACAGTCGGCGCCGTCCTCTCCGGCAAACGTCCGGATGCGGTCGACAGCTTCAGGTGCGGCGGGTGAAATCGCGAGGGAAGCTCCCGCACTGCGGGCGGAACCAAGGTTCTCTTCCGAGCGGCTCACAGCGACCACGCGCAGTCCGGCGTGCTGAAGCAGTTGAACCAGCATCAAGCCAATGCCGCCGGCTCCGACAACAACTGCGACCTCCTGGGCTTTCACTTGCGAGCGGCGGTAGGCATGGACGGCGGTGATCACACCGCAACTGACCAGGCCGCCTGTTTCGAAGGAGACTGCATCCGGGAGCGGAAGGACATTGCGAGCGGGCGCCTTGAAGTATTCCGCGAAGCCGCCGTGCTGCGTCACCCCAATGATGCCTCCCACTCGCGCGCATTGGGCGTCATGCCCGGTACGGCAAAATCGGCAGCACCCGCAAGTCAGGAACAAATGTGTCGTGACACGCTGGCCAACCCGAAGTCGTTGAACTCGTTCGCCGACCGCCGCGATGTGTCCTGCGGGCTCATGCCCGGGCACATGCGGAAATGCGGGAATATACGCGAGGCCATCCTGGATATGCAGGTCAGTCCGGCAGATCCCGCACGTTTCGGTGGCAATCAACACCTCTTCCGGACCGATCTCCGGCACCGCCACCTCCGCTACACGGAACGGCTGTTGCAGCCCGGCCAGAACGGCGGCTTTCATGATGCCAATCCCAGCTTCTGTTCGACAGCCCTAACGCTTTCCACGTTCCGCCGCGCTCCGTCTTCGAGCAAAGGGCAGTGATACATGTCGTTGGTCAATGTCCCCTTGAAGCCAATCTCTTGGAGGCCTGCTACGATGCCATCGAGGTCCAATTCCCCATCACCGAGAGGCAAGTGCAGCGCATATGTCTTCCGGTCGCCATCGGAATAGTGGACGTGCTTGATCCGAGGGCCAAGCCTTCGAATCATCTCGATATATCGGGTTGGATGTCCCACTCCATAGTGACAGCAATCGTATAAAAGGCCCACGTTGGAACGTCCGATGCCATCAATGAAGTCCTCCGCCCATGCAGGGTCCATGCTCCAGGTGTCGGGGTGAGGTTCGAAAACCAGTGACAATTGGCGCGCCTCAGCCAAATCAGCCACCTCCCCGAAGAAGGCAATGTTCTGGTGCAGGCAGTCCGCAGGGCTGCGATCCCGATTGACGTGAGCCCAGGGGTCATGGGTGATCACCATGCCGAGTGAAAGGTCGGAGGCAAATTCCATTGCCGAACGAAAACAGTCCAGGGTCTGCGCCCGCGCTCGATACGGATCCACCTCCACCCAACAGTCGAATCCGTGAAGTTTCAATCCCTTCGACCTCGCCCACTTCAGGAACAAGTTGCGCGCTCCCGCGGTTGGCAGTCTATCGAAGAACGGTGGACGCGACACCTCAAGAGAATCAAATCCTGCGTCCAGCGCCTTGCGGCAGATGGAT of Verrucomicrobiota bacterium contains these proteins:
- a CDS encoding sugar phosphate isomerase/epimerase, encoding MARINAVSFHEDPYLESICRKALDAGFDSLEVSRPPFFDRLPTAGARNLFLKWARSKGLKLHGFDCWVEVDPYRARAQTLDCFRSAMEFASDLSLGMVITHDPWAHVNRDRSPADCLHQNIAFFGEVADLAEARQLSLVFEPHPDTWSMDPAWAEDFIDGIGRSNVGLLYDCCHYGVGHPTRYIEMIRRLGPRIKHVHYSDGDRKTYALHLPLGDGELDLDGIVAGLQEIGFKGTLTNDMYHCPLLEDGARRNVESVRAVEQKLGLAS
- a CDS encoding zinc-binding dehydrogenase, giving the protein MKAAVLAGLQQPFRVAEVAVPEIGPEEVLIATETCGICRTDLHIQDGLAYIPAFPHVPGHEPAGHIAAVGERVQRLRVGQRVTTHLFLTCGCCRFCRTGHDAQCARVGGIIGVTQHGGFAEYFKAPARNVLPLPDAVSFETGGLVSCGVITAVHAYRRSQVKAQEVAVVVGAGGIGLMLVQLLQHAGLRVVAVSRSEENLGSARSAGASLAISPAAPEAVDRIRTFAGEDGADCAFDCVGTAATMEFAASVLRRMGKLVVIGEEPEHAKLDTIQIAQRELEIIGSRNGSIQDASDALAWLDAGVIQPQIGGRFPLEGLNEALHLMRSGASHGRLILQIRPQR
- a CDS encoding DUF1549 domain-containing protein, whose amino-acid sequence is MIRRQLGPCSFFEIERRFLETSRMNSLGNASSFRSLNSSPRAGVIPASVRGALGPLRCLIAVLLVLRCVAAPETSAPPLTSEGVEFFESRIRPVLIERCYECHSASQGKSKGGLKLDSRQGWVAGGDSGPAVTPDNPETSLLIKAIRQQDPDLKMPPRKSGGPLTPRQITDFETWIRMGAPDPRTNSASPTGTIAADRNGAHSSNPLDWWSLRPIQALTPGSIDSFKGAANPIDYFIDSKLAEKGLERAPAADRRTLVRRAYFDLVGLPPSFERVEAFLADTSPDAWSKLIEELLESKHYGERWGRHWLDVVRYADSGGYETDIYYRNAWRYRDYVIKSFNDDKPYDRFVQEQVAGDELWPNDLALDGTYKLSAEKERALEARTGTGIYTLGTQIHESNMDTPKRNYEIFTDWVDTTANAFLGLTFQCARCHDHKFDPFTQKDWYGLAAAFAGSKQVEVPIIPAMGVADFRQHYPRIIAADEARRAYRLFEKRVQSRTLSDSEKKEKQQLLETIANAILALPQNDAQGVPFDGLMEVPTVSVLGHERPELVPAIHILRRGELHLRRDPVTADLPDVLRKATGCQDPLPGPFGSRKQLALWLTQPKHPLTARVMANRVWSWHMGRGIVGTPNDFGKAGDAPSHPALLDWLASELIRNGWSLKKLHRLIMTSAAYQADSRWLNSNNLKLDPQNRYFWKGQRRRLEAELLWDNIHAVAGTLNGKMGGRPVVPPLVRDEQPPGYWTVSADPAEHTRRGIYILVRRNYRFPLFDVYDWPVNAVSAPSRDVTTVAPQALWLMNNRTAVRQAEQFAARLFKDSVGREGWNAPDFGPGQPGWLGSKSGRHAGWAKRMANTNAPAGFDAPIGAVLTHGSSSVLWKVPVSDPAGVASLRGGLWNVRHLGRSGVWKLWKNDRDLLAEGILQDASGSSANPLALSSGARNGASLSSIAYSPGDTFRLEILEGDFVGVHWTITTSTRVADLMADFTLISNPTDSGWQYGESLENGGGTAGPAQPPLTPIDFALEACVDRAWKLAFARKPTSGELQESISLVESLERSGDKLDASVDLPGSVSRERGAALAKFCLSLFNLHEFSYVD